From the genome of Labrus bergylta chromosome 12, fLabBer1.1, whole genome shotgun sequence, one region includes:
- the tardbpa gene encoding TAR DNA binding protein, like isoform X2, with protein MSELYIRVAEDESEEPMEIPSEDDGTVLLSSVAAQFPGACGLRYRNPESQCMRGVRLVEGILHAPENDWGSLVYVVNYPKDNKRKMEEIDAASAVKIKRGSLKTSDLIVLGLPWKTSEQDLKDYFTTFGEVIMVQVKRDVKTGNSKGFGFVRFTEYETQTKVIAQRHMIDGRWCDCKLPNSKACPDEPMRSRKIFVGRCTEDMTTDELRQFFMQYGEVTDVFIPKPFRAFAFVTFADDQVAQALCGEDLIIKGVSVHISNAEPKHNNIQQLFPNFPGGSASLAAMFARSQYQFPSSHV; from the exons ATGTCCGAGCTGTACATTCGTGTGGCCGAGGATGAAAGCGAAGAGCCCATGGAGATCCCCTCGGAGGACGACGGTACCGTGTTGCTGTCGTCGGTAGCAGCACAGTTTCCAGGGGCTTGCGGGCTGCGGTACAGGAACCCAGAGTCCCAGTGCATGAGGGGAGTCCGGCTGGTGGAGGGTATCCTTCACGCGCCTGAGAACGACTGGGGGAGCCTGGTCTATGTCGTCAATTATCCCAAAG ATAACAAAAGAAAGATGGAAGAAATAGATGCTGCCTCCgctgtgaaaataaaaaggggCTCTCTGAAGACGTCGGATCTTATTGTCCTTGGGCTGCCATGGAAAACATCAGAACAAGATCTGAAAGATTATTTCACTACTTTCGGGGAAGTCATCATGGTGCag GTCAAGAGAGATGTAAAGACCGGCAACTCAAAAGGGTTTGGGTTTGTGAGGTTTACTGAATATGAGACACAAACCAAAGTGATTGCACAGAGACACATGATTGATGGACGATGGTGTGACTGCAAACTTCCCAATTCCAAG GCGTGTCCAGATGAGCCCATGAGGAGCCGCAAAATCTTTGTTGGCCGCTGTACAGAGGACATGACGACAGATGAGCTGAGGCAGTTTTTCATGCAGTATGGCGAAGTCACAGATGTCTTCATTCCCAAACCTTTCCGGGCTTTTGCATTTGTCACATTTGCCGATGACCAG gtTGCCCAGGCTCTGTGTGGAGAGGATTTGATCATCAAGGGCGTCAGTGTGCACATCTCCAATGCTGAGCCCAAACACAATAATA TTCAACAACTCTTTCCAAATTTCCCGGGAGGAAGCGCCTCATTGGCTGCAATGTTCGCCAGATCTCAGTATCAATTCCCCTCCTCCCATGTGTAA
- the tardbpa gene encoding TAR DNA binding protein, like isoform X1 encodes MSELYIRVAEDESEEPMEIPSEDDGTVLLSSVAAQFPGACGLRYRNPESQCMRGVRLVEGILHAPENDWGSLVYVVNYPKDNKRKMEEIDAASAVKIKRGSLKTSDLIVLGLPWKTSEQDLKDYFTTFGEVIMVQVKRDVKTGNSKGFGFVRFTEYETQTKVIAQRHMIDGRWCDCKLPNSKACPDEPMRSRKIFVGRCTEDMTTDELRQFFMQYGEVTDVFIPKPFRAFAFVTFADDQVAQALCGEDLIIKGVSVHISNAEPKHNNSRQMMDRGRFGAGGFSQGYGSNRGGMGSGSSGVNFGALGLNPAMVAAAQAALQSSWGMMGMLANQQGLTTTAGTATTTRDQTYSSASTSYSSPSTASLGWAAGSNTASSSGFSSSFGNSMDSKSSSWGM; translated from the exons ATGTCCGAGCTGTACATTCGTGTGGCCGAGGATGAAAGCGAAGAGCCCATGGAGATCCCCTCGGAGGACGACGGTACCGTGTTGCTGTCGTCGGTAGCAGCACAGTTTCCAGGGGCTTGCGGGCTGCGGTACAGGAACCCAGAGTCCCAGTGCATGAGGGGAGTCCGGCTGGTGGAGGGTATCCTTCACGCGCCTGAGAACGACTGGGGGAGCCTGGTCTATGTCGTCAATTATCCCAAAG ATAACAAAAGAAAGATGGAAGAAATAGATGCTGCCTCCgctgtgaaaataaaaaggggCTCTCTGAAGACGTCGGATCTTATTGTCCTTGGGCTGCCATGGAAAACATCAGAACAAGATCTGAAAGATTATTTCACTACTTTCGGGGAAGTCATCATGGTGCag GTCAAGAGAGATGTAAAGACCGGCAACTCAAAAGGGTTTGGGTTTGTGAGGTTTACTGAATATGAGACACAAACCAAAGTGATTGCACAGAGACACATGATTGATGGACGATGGTGTGACTGCAAACTTCCCAATTCCAAG GCGTGTCCAGATGAGCCCATGAGGAGCCGCAAAATCTTTGTTGGCCGCTGTACAGAGGACATGACGACAGATGAGCTGAGGCAGTTTTTCATGCAGTATGGCGAAGTCACAGATGTCTTCATTCCCAAACCTTTCCGGGCTTTTGCATTTGTCACATTTGCCGATGACCAG gtTGCCCAGGCTCTGTGTGGAGAGGATTTGATCATCAAGGGCGTCAGTGTGCACATCTCCAATGCTGAGCCCAAACACAATAATAGTAGGCAAATGATGGATCGAGGGCGGTTTGGGGCTGGGGGGTTCAGTCAGGGCTATGGCAGTAACCGCGGTGGGATGGGCAGTGGGAGTAGTGGGGTTAACTTTGGGGCGCTCGGTCTTAACCCAGCAATGGTGGCCGCAGCCCAGGCAGCGCTGCAGAGTAGTTGGGGAATGATGGGCATGCTGGCTAACCAGCAGGGTCTGACCACAACGGCAGGCACAGCCACTACAACCCGAGACCAGACCTATAGCTCTGCCAGCACCAGTTACAGCAGCCCCAGCACAGCTAGCCTGGGCTGGGCTGCAGGCAGTAACACTGCCTCCAGCAGTGGCTTCAGCTCCAGCTTTGGCAACTCTATGGATTCAAAGTCTTCTAGTTGGGGAATGTAG